A genomic stretch from Streptomyces sp. QL37 includes:
- the tgmA gene encoding putative ATP-grasp-modified RiPP gives MYVHSDRLPTGAPRSQGRVSVKPWGLRRMTAAPAVAPGFARVELDPVSQTARYSDADGRPVARRVRGSANGDDVDPGA, from the coding sequence ATGTACGTCCATTCGGACCGGCTTCCGACCGGTGCACCACGTTCCCAGGGGCGCGTGTCAGTCAAGCCGTGGGGGCTGCGGCGTATGACCGCTGCCCCGGCCGTGGCACCCGGCTTTGCTCGTGTCGAACTAGATCCGGTCTCCCAGACGGCACGCTATTCCGATGCCGACGGCCGGCCCGTCGCGAGGAGGGTGCGCGGTTCGGCCAACGGCGACGACGTCGATCCTGGTGCTTAG